One Vicia villosa cultivar HV-30 ecotype Madison, WI unplaced genomic scaffold, Vvil1.0 ctg.000076F_1_1_3, whole genome shotgun sequence DNA segment encodes these proteins:
- the LOC131623640 gene encoding uncharacterized protein LOC131623640, whose protein sequence is MDKEWTKLNPATKEYQSGLDFFLDYAYTKGKPRGKEILCPCAKCYNSKWFTRNEVRNHLTAFGFQKGYDIWVQHGEKKPKPSDLNDNNMNHKEDKIDDIDGLLHERFRDVVQEENEVNVGLNEDAKKFYNLVEEAKQDLYPGCKNFSKLSFTIRLYLLKCLYGWSNVSFNALLELLREAMPSLNIPDSFNKTKGMIRDLGLDYKKIDACPNDCMLYWKDQENDTSCRVCGAPRWNEDVKGNDEVEKNHKSHKAPLKVLRHFPLIPRLQRLFMCSKTANSLRWHDEERSKDGKLRHPADGQ, encoded by the coding sequence ATGGACAAGGAATGGACAAAGTTAAACCCCGCGACTAAAGAGTATCAAAGTGGTCTTGATTTTTTTCTAGATTATGCATACACCAAAGGAAAACCCCGCGGGAAAGAGATTTTGTGTCCTTGTGCTAAATGTTACAATAGCAAATGGTTTACGAGGAATGAAGTAAGAAATCATCTAACTGCATTTGGATTTCAAAAGGGATATGATATTTGGGTTCAACATGGGGAGAAGAAACCGAAACCTAGTGAtcttaatgataataatatgaaTCATAAAGAGGATaaaattgatgatattgatgGCCTATTGCATGAAAGATTTAGAGATGTTGTACAAGAAGAAAATGAAGTGAATGTAGGCCTCAACGAAGATGCAAAAAAGTTCTACAATCTAGTCGAAGAAGCCAAACAAGATTTGTATCCAGGTTGCAAAAACTTCTCTAAATTGTCGTTCACCATTCGTCTTTATTTATTGAAATGCCTTTATGGTTGGAGCAACGTATCATTCAATGCTCTCTTAGAGTTGTTGAGAGAAGCTATGCCTTCATTGAACATCCCTGATTCGTTCAACAAAACTAAAGGCATGATAAGGGACTTAGGGTTGGATTATAAGAAGATCGATGCGTGCCCTAATGATTGCATGCTATATTGGAAAGATCAAGAGAATGATACTTCTTGTCGTGTTTGTGGTGCTCCACGGTGGAATGAAGATGTAAAAGGAAATGATGAAGTTGAAAAAAATCATAAGTCTCATAAAGCTCCTTTGAAAGTTTTGAGACACTTTCCTTTGATTCCTAGACTTCAACGGTTGTTTATGTGTTCAAAGACGGCTAACTCATTAAGATGGCATGATGAAGAGCGTTCTAAAGATGGGAAGTTGAGGCACCCTGCAGATGGTCAATAA
- the LOC131623642 gene encoding MLO-like protein 11: MAENEKETRSLALTPTWSVATVLTIFVAVSLLVERSINRLSNWLRKTNRKPLLEALEKMKEELMLLGFISLLLTATSGMIANICIPSKFYNSAFAPCTRSEIDKEIEENGSEGRKLLTAFSYPRLIRRMLNGINRSSCKEGYEPFVSYEGLEQLHRFIFVMAITHVSYSCLTMLLAIVKIHSWRVWEDEAHMDRHNYLADITRQMTMRRQSSFVKTHTSNPLAIWMTCFYRQFGRSVVRADYLTLRKGFIMNHKLSSKYDFHSYMVRSMEEEFQKIVGVSGPLWGFVVGFMLFNIKGSNLYFWIAIIPISLVLLVGTKLQQVIATLALENAGIAGFFSEAKLRPRDELFWFKKPELLLSLIHFILFQNAFELASFFWFWWQFGYNSCFIRNHLLVYLRLILGFAGQFLCSYSTLPLYALVTQMGTNYKAALIPQRIRETIHGWGKAARKKRRHGMFPDDSTIHSHTDTSTVLSIEEDDHRIIDDSFQDIATGTEVELQPVTTVMATPSPPIANETSSRAITPLLRPSASVSSSVPFSSRQEPVPRSSSLPNGR, encoded by the exons ATggctgaaaatgaaaaagaaacaaggtCATTGGCCTTGACTCCTACCTGGTCTGTTGCCACTGTGTTGACCATCTTTGTTGCTGTGTCCTTGCTTGTGGAGCGCTCGATTAACCGTTTAAGCAAT TGGCTGCGGAAAACTAATAGAAAGCCTTTGCTTGAAGCTTTGGAGAAGATGAAAGAAG AGTTGATGTTGCTCGGATTTATATCTCTCCTACTTACTGCTACCTCTGGCATGATAGCCAATATTTGCATTCCATCGAAGTTCTATAATAGCGCTTTTGCTCCATGCACTAGATCTGAGATTGATAAAGAAATCGAAGAGAATGGGTCCGAAGGACGTAAATTATTGACAGCATTTTCTTACCCTCGCTTAATTAGAAGGATGTTGAATGGAATCAACAGAAGCTCCTGCAAAGAG GGTTATGAACCGTTTGTTTCGTATGAAGGTCTAGAGCAGTTGCATCGGTTCATTTTTGTCATGGCGATAACACATGTATCTTACAGTTGCCTAACAATGCTGTTGGCCATTGTGAAG ATTCACAGCTGGAGAGTGTGGGAGGATGAGGCTCACATGGATCGGCACAATTATTTAGCTG ATATTACTAGGCAGATGACTATGCGAAGGCAATCAAGCTTTGTCAAGACTCATACATCAAACCCATTAGCTATTTGGATG ACATGCTTTTATCGACAATTTGGGCGATCTGTGGTTCGTGCTGACTACCTTACCCTTCGCAAAGGCTTCATCATG AATCACAAACTTTCATCAAAATATGATTTCCACAGCTACATGGTTCGATCTATGGAAGAGGAATTCCAAAAGATAGTTGGTGTGAG TGGCCCACTTTGGGGATTCGTTGTCGGTTTCATGCTTTTCAACATAAAAG GATCTAATCTATATTTCTGGATAGCTATCATTCCTATATCT CTTGTTCTCTTGGTGGGAACAAAGCTACAGCAAGTTATTGCAACGTTAGCGCTTGAGAATGCTGGAATTGCTGGTTTCTTCTCCGAAGCTAAGTTGAGGCCTCGCGATGAACTTTTCTGGTTTAAAAAGCCTGAACTATTACTTTCCTTAATCCATTTCATTCTCTTCCAG AATGCATTTGAGTTGGCTTCATTCTTTTGGTTCTGG TGGCAGTTTGGATATAATTCCTGCTTTATTCGGAATCACCTCCTTGTTTATTTAAGGCTAATCTTGGG ATTTGCCGGACAGTTTCTCTGCAGCTACAGCACGTTGCCACTTTACGCACTCGTTACACAG ATGGGAACGAATTATAAGGCAGCATTAATTCCACAGAGAATAAGAGAAACCATTCATGGATGGGGTAAAGCAGCTAGGAAGAAGAGAAGACATGGTATGTTCCCTGATGACTCCACCATTCATAGTCATACAGACACGAGCACTGTATTGTCTATTGAAGAAGACGATCATCGAATTATCGACGATTCCTTTCAAGACATTGCCACTGGTACTGAAGTAGAATTACAACCAGTAACAACTGTTATGGCTACCCCTTCTCCCCCTATTGCTAATGAAACTTCAAGTAGGGCTATTACGCCCCTCCTTCGACCCTCGGCTTCAGTATCTTCATCAGTACCATTCAGTTCTAGACAAGAACCTGTTCCAAGATCCTCCTCATTGCCAAATGGAAGATAG